AAATCCCTTTTTCTGAACAAggtttttcattttggaaaccaGATGTTTTCGGGGTGgggataaaaagcaacagaagttgACAAACCCCCCCAAATGATTCCTCTAAAACGTGCCTGGAAAAGACAGACCAAGTCTAATGTTAGCCCATGAGCCGCGTTTGCAGAATCCAGCCTGCGTGACTTAATCTTAATCTAATCTGGATTCTTTCATCTTTATTTAATCCCCATTTTCTTGGGTTTTGACCGACGACAGTCACTGAATGAGAAATGGAACCATCTTGCCGGAAACGAACAATTCTCCCCTGCCAGTTTTCAGGGCTGCAAAGAAATCACCATTTTAGTCTCAACTTGCCAGCTCACGATTTGGTTTTGACGCTATTCGGTGTTTTCCTGAACGCTCCGGCTTCTGCAGGTCTGCAGGAACGGTCcgtttttcttttataaaaaccCAGCAAGTTCCCAGCATTTTGTATTGTGGAGAAACATTCAAAACTGGGAATTCTGAATCTGCAAAAGGTAGAAAGACAAAGATTTCCTCTTTCCCCCCCTAAATCTTGTGAATTTTAGGCAAATCTCATGAGTTTTTGGGGAGGTTAACTCGTGGCCGGGTAGCAATGCTGCAGACTGAATTTGACGGGCAAATTATGCTGTTAAATTGAAGATTATGCCTCAGTGTTTGCGTGATAAGAGCCGTGAGCAAACGAAGCTGCTTCCAACGGAGCTGGTTAATAACCCTAGTTTTTTAAGTGGCCATTCCAATGTGCAAGCACAAGTCAGGCTCCGCCGTGAATCACGAGATGGACTTGAAAAAATCCGGTTGTAAAAAATAATCCACCTGGAAGTTGTCTGTCTTTGCCTCTCCTTTTCCAAGCCGCAAGGTTACATAAAACCTTCCATCAAAAGGTTTTCGGTGGGAAAAGGCTTTTCCGTTACATTAAATTCTCAGCCCAGATTTGCGGGTTCTCAACCAGGAACCCCTCGTTTGTTGCGAATGCCGCAAACCTGAACGAGGCCCAAGCAAAGCGTTTCTGTTCCCGTCGAAGATTTtccattggggaaaaaatagatATTTTCGCAGTCGTGTTCGCTGGGTTTTCTCCACAACCCAAAGGGCTAGAAAccgttttttggggtttttttggtaaaCAAAAGCTGAACGTGTGACGTATCCACACAACACCGAGAGCAGGAGCTGCGGAAAAACACCAGCTATGGGGATAAAATCGCCAGGATTGGCAACAACATCACGGGAGCGTCTTGTGCGCTTAATGTGGAGAATACGTTAAGGACCAAAGCCGGGCGTTAAACCTGGCTTTACCCGAGGGAAGGCGATGACggagggagaagatttctgatattcGAGGGCTCCTCCGTCCGGCAGACAGCAGCTGAACAAGCTccaagctgaagccagacaaattcagaccgggAACCCGACTAACAGTCGAGAGTAATTAACCGTCGGAGCAGCTTCCCGACGGCCGTGGTGGATTGGGCAGCGCTCGGACCCTGCACCTCACGGCTAGGGATTGTCCGACAAGACCCAGATGTGGAGACCTTAGAGACGGCCGCCACACGAGCGGTTGGAGGGTGGGAGAAACGCCGGAGAGAGGGAGACGTAAGGATCTCCATCCGTTCAGCGCCCCCGGCCGAAGACCCAGAGGGGACCCTCTCAGGGCGAGATACGCGGCCCCGAACGGCTCTTTCTCCCACCGGAGAAGGGCTGCCCAAGGCCCGAAGGGGGAAATGAAAGCCAGATGCGTTCCCATTAGACATAAGGCTCCAATGTTTCGGAGTGAGAGGGATGGGCCATTGGAAAGACCCACCGAGGGAAGCAGTGGGTTGTCCAGCTCCAACCTGGAGGCCGTCCTCGAAGCCGCGTTGGCCAAGGACCAGCCGGTGGCAGATGGGTGCAATTCAGTGCTGGGGGAGACCAGGCTCGAGGGCCGAATGTTGTGTCTACTTAGCGTCGCCCCTAAGAAATGCGAGTGAAGTGGGCAAGGGAGGCCGGGCGCTTGGACAATCGCCTTTGGCCAACCCCCTCGGCgttccctccctggctctgggaggggagtgggggctggtgggttagagcaggggggctgggagccaggactcctgggttccctccccggctctgggaggggagtgggggttggtgggttagagcagggggggctgggagccaggactcctgggttctctccctggctctgggaggggaggggggtcgtCCGTCCTGCTGACCCTTGGCCTTTGATCCGCCAGGTTCCTGGGCGCAGGACCTGTGGGTCTCCCAGCCCGGCTCCGTGCAGGGCACCGAGGGCggctccgtcaccctgccctgctcctacAACAGCACccgggagccccggctgggcagcTACACCTGGGTGAAGGAGGTGGCGGGCGCCCGGCTGGAGCTGAGCGACGGGACCCAGGAGTTCAGGGGCCGGGTGAGCCGGGCCCAGGACCGGAGCTTCCTGCTGGAGCGGAGAGCCGACGTGGAGCTGCGGGAGCTGAGACCCTACGACACCGGGACCTACCGCTGCCTGGTGAAGATCCCCACCCTGGGCGAGGGGGCGGGGAACGGGACGTGGCTCCAGGTGCTGAAAGCGGGTGAGTCCGGGCagcccaggacgcctgggttctctccccggctctgggagggcagtgggggctggtggttagagcaggggggactgggagccaggactcctgggttctctccccggctctgggaggggagtgggggctggtggttagagcgggggtgggggctgggagcccggactcctgggttctctccccggctctgggaggggagtgggggctggtgggttagagcggggggggctgggtgcccggactcctgggttctctccctggctctgggaggggagtgggggctggtggttagactGGGGTGGTGGTTCTGGATTGAAAAGGGGAAGTGGGGCCGTTATTGTTATTTCTGGGGTGTTGTTAGCGGCTGGTTTTGGGGGCGAGGCTGatggcggagtcggggcaggcgTGGTGGGCCGCGAAGGACGGCGGGGGGAGGCAGAAACACAGCCGGGGAGCGCGCGAAGGACAGGCCGGAAGGAGGGGCCGGGTCACGAACAAGCGAAAGAAGGAGTGAAAAGCCGAAGGAGGGGACGGAaagggagagccagggaaggCCGCGGGAGGAAAGAACgaagggaggaagaaagggaCGAATGAAGAGGCGAAAGGAGGGGTGCAGAGAAGCGCAGGGAAGGAGTCGGTGCCGGCTTCCACCCCTTCTCCGGCCGCTTTGTCTCATTCCCactttccttctctccctgccttCCAGGCCCCCCATCATCGCCCCCCCTGGCGCTGGGCACGCTCGGCTTGGGCTTGGGCGCGGGCACCGCCGTGGGGGTCGCTGGCGCAGCCGCCGCCCTGGTTTTGATCTGCCACAAGAGGAGACGAGGTGAGTGGGACAGATCCCCCCTGGAACCAGGGCCCCAccgagccccccccagccctccctctcGCACTgagctgccccccccagctgcaCTTTCACCAGCGTTTCACACCGGCAGGGACACGCCCAGCTGCCCTTACACGCAGGGTCTCTGCCACCTGCCTCCCGGCTTCACTTTCACCAGCGTTTCAGTGTTTTCTCAGTGAGCCGTTAGCCTTGTTTGGCCTTTTCACGATTGTACCCGAAAGGCTGCTTGTGGATGTTCTCAACCTCACACCGTGTTTCAGTAACACACGCAGACAAACTCCATAACATCGCACCCGCCGGTAGCGCACACAATCCGACGAGATGGGCCTGGCGAGCAGGTCCAGACTTTTACAATGACACTTTGCACAAAACGTGTCCTAAATACACGACAGTGGTGAATAGTGAGGTGACCAGCTGTCACAGTGagattgagggggggggggctgccagagACACCGACCCTCAGCCCCAGACTTGACCCGAACTCCAAGCTCCACCCATGGACCCCAAACCCTGACCCCAAACCCCATCCCTACCCCTAACCGGGGACCTTGACATTGACCCTGACACTAACTGGGGACCTTATGAGCTCCTGATTGATAATTGGCTCCTGGTTATTGATTATTTGCTATCGTTAGCTACTGATTGGCTATTGAGTCCTTATTATTGATTATTGGCTATTAATTACTGGCTTCTGGTTGGCAATTGGTTCCTGGTTATTGATTATTCACTATTATTAGCTACtgattaattatattgattattgGCTATTGATTACTAGCTACTGATTGATAATTGGCTATTGGCTATCGATTATTGGCTACTGATTATTGATTGCTGGGTACtgaatatttattattatctGCTGATTACTGGCTACCAATTATGGAGTTTTGGCTCCTGGTTCCTGGCTAAAGATTCTTGCTAGATTACGGGCTACCAGCGATTGACTAATGGCTACTGATTATTGTCTAAAGGTTATTGACGACTGGCTTCTGCCCATTGGCTAACAGCGTCTGCTTATTGGCTTCTACGCATAGTTGTCTATTGGCAACTAATTATCAATTCCTGGCTATCAGTCCCTGTCGTCTTCCCCTCAGCTGTCAATCACCACTTACCAATTAATGGCCCCAGACTGGCAGCTCCGTTAGCGAGTCTCGATTACGGGCTGGCTCCGGATTCCTGCTGAGTGGCTACTGGTGAGCGTTGGCTGCGCTGGGTAGCCGCTGACCCCTGGTTATTGGCGGCTGATTTATGCTGAGAACTGATTAGGCCAAGGAACTTGATAATTGGCTACTGATTATTCTAATTGGCTATTGGCTGAGCTGTGATTCTGGGCCGCTGACTAGCGATTTCTGGCTCCCGCTGGTTAATTAATGACATGAATGATCCCCCTAGACCAGCGAGAAGTAGGACCCCAGACGGAAGCCCCAATGCCGGTGAGACCCCGCTGGGGGGAtgaagggaggggtgtgtgtggaggggggatggacgtagggggggaatgggaggatggagtgaggggtgtgtggggggtctggagtgaggggtgtgggggggatggagggatgggggagggcgaatgggggggacagaggggtgtgagggggatggaggggcaTGTGCAGGGACAGGCAGCGCAGTGCCTGGGGAGGTGGCTCTGTGAGTCGGGGGCTCCCCTGCCAGAGGTGCCTGGGGTGGGGACAAGGCtggcctgggaggtggggctgtggggggcggaTCACCTGGGGGAAGAGCTGAAGGGACAATCCTGGCTGGGATGGCCGTGGGGGGCTGACAGGGCTGATGGGGCCATGGGGGAGGGGTCTGAGGGGTCGGGGGGGGCTGCCAGGCTGTGGAGAGGCTGTGGGTTCGATGGGGGGGGCTGACGGGGCTGTGGGAGGGCTGAGGGGGTTTGTGGGGGgctgatggggctgtgggggggtctgagggggtctgtggggggctgatggggctgtggggggggggctgagggggtctgtggggggctgatggggctgtggggggggctgACAGGTCTGTGGGGGCTGACAAGGCCGAGGGGGGGGCTGACGGGTCTGTGGGAGGGCTGAGGGGGTCGGTGGGGGGCTGACGGGGCTGTGGGGGGTCTGAGGGGGTCTGTGGGGGGCtgatggggctgtggggtgaggggtcCGTCTCTGTCCCATCTCACCAGGCCCCAAGAGCCGAGCTACGCGGAGCTGAGGGTGAAGCCGGGTCGGCGCCCAGCGCCCGCGGGCGAACTCGTCACCTACGCCGCCATCGGGGGCAGCCTCCGGGGCTAGGGGGCTCAGCCGGGGGGGGGACGGAGACCCCCAtattcccccctcaccccacccacaaacgcctcccacccccccatgctCCCCCACACACGCACCCCACACATGTCCCCCTTCCACATGCCCCCTGCACCTCACACCACGTGTGCACCCCCCACGAACCTCCCCCACAGCACcggcaggagggggcagcagggacccccCAGTAGGGGGGACAACATTCACACCCCCTAAACCAGCCCCGCTGCATGTCTCCATCCTCCCAGCAAGGGGCTGCAGTTCCAACCGTCCGCCACCAGGGGGCGGCCTCGCCCTGCAGTAtcacccccccctctccccccgcacaaGCTACTCTGGGGCTCCCgggtccctgctccccaccccagcccccctccgTGTGTCCCGCCCCAGCCGTCCCCTCCCGCCCCGTCTCCGGCCTGCGATGCTGAGTCTGGGGTGAGCCTGGCCGGAGCTGGGACCGAGCGGCTCCAGGAACCGGGTGTTTCCGGGCCCAGCGCggcgctgggagggagccagGCAGGGTAACTGTCCCCAGCTCCCGCGGGGGGGCCCGGAGACGCTGCGAGACGCCgtaacccccccatcccccctcgCCAAAATGGCTAGAAAAAATCCACAGAGCGGCTAAACATAGCCTGGAAGACCAGCTAGCGAAACCCGGAGCCGGGCTGGAGAAACCCGGAGCCGGGCTGGAGAAACCCGGAGCTGGGCTAGCGAAACCCGGAGCTGGGCCTAGTGAACCCGGAGCTGGGCTGACCGCCCAATGCAGCGAAAGAAAAGATGTGGGTTTGGCTGGGGCCGCAGGCAGGGGTGAGGGGCCGGCAGCAGCCCCCAGGCCCATGAGCTCCGTCACGAGGGGTCGTGTGTTTAGATCCGGAGgttctgtggggcggggggagcccggagctcggggagcaggggctgcggggcgggagtgaggggcaccggcagagtctAGTCCTGGACTCCCCCCATGCCACAgttctgctgatgcccctcactcctgacccccagccccctgctagcccagccctgccccccccagctctaccggtgcccctcacctcccgacccgcagtccccgccagcccagccctgtcccccccagctctgccggttgCCCCTCACTCCAactcgcagccccctgccagcccagccctctgctccccccagctctgccagtgcccctcagacCTGACCCACAGCTTCAGAAGAGGACCCAAGACACCCACCCAGTGGCCAGCGCTGGACTCACTGTCCCTTCCGGACCCCTAGTTCCCAGCCTCACTCTCCGCCTTGGAGCATGAGGGTTAACTGCTGCCGTGGTGGTTTTTCAGGCGGTAGAGGACGCGGCCGGCGTCTGTTTCCTCCCACAGGCCGTTGAGAGCCGGTGACCCAGTTTTTCCACCCCCCCGGCCTCTCAAGAGCCGCTTATACAACCCGGCCTCCAGCCCCGCTCAGGAaacaggccctgggctgggcgtGTGGTCGGCTGAGCGCTCGGGCGGCCGTGTGGGGCTGAACCACGCACGTCAGCAGCGGCTGATCCGGAGCGGGGCCGGCTCTCCAGGGAGGAAAGGAACGAAGGACCCAGGACTCCGGCTCCCCAGATCCCTGGTCCCCCATCAGTTCCCCCTGGGCAGACCCTGGGCAGCTCCGTCTCCAGCTGGACGGGGCGAAGCGGCGAACGCCGGCCTGGGCCGTGGCCGGGGGGATCTCGAGTAGGAGCCGGGAGGGGGTTTTCCCGCGGCTGGGTCCTGGCTCCCGTTCCGGTGCCCGCGATTCGAGGAGGACGTGGGTCAATCGGGGAGGAGTCCCCAGGACGATGAAAGGGGTTAGAAAACCGGCCTCCGAGCGAGACCCCCAGCTCGGTCCATGAGCTGAGCACGGCCGGCGAGGGGGGGGACGTGTCCCCGGCTGGAGGCACCGACCGGGGGAACCAAACACCCCCTGGGGTCCTGAGTCCGGCAGGGGATCGAACCCCAGCCTGGCCCGgagctggagccggagctgggcaGAGCCAGCCTGGGAACAAGGCATCGGTTTGTGCCGGGAGGGGAATTCCCCAGGTGTGTGATTTCCCCGGGCCCTGGGGGGGCTCCCGCCGGGGTGAGGTTTAAATCAGGCGGGTTCCTTCTGGACCAGCTGCCCTGGGTCAAACAGGCAGTAATggggccgcgggggggggggggggggattggggctGTTTGCAGTCCGGGATCGTCTCACAAAGCGATGGAGGCGGGAGCAGGACACGCGGCGCGGGCTGGTGGGGCTGTGAGCCCCCGGTGTTGGCGCTGAAATAAAGTCACGCCCATGTAAGAAGCTGTTGACCTAAATTAAATGTGTCCCGTACATCTGGCTCCtagctcccctgctctaaccaccaggccccactccccctcTCAGAGccgagagagaacccaggagtcctggctctgaaccccccctgctctaaccaccagcccccactcccctcccagagctggggagagaacccaggagtccgggctcccagcccccctgctctaacccaccagcccccactcccctcccagagccggggatggaacccaggagtccgggcccctcccctcctctcccctccccccccttggcCCCTGGGCCGGAAGCCAGGAACCGGCCGCGTTAGGCGGGTGGTGTTCAGAGGCTCatttcctgaccccccccccggtgcgagtcgcaccagccctgcacccgcTCTCCTGTGCCCTCACACCGGCAGCCatggccccaggccccctgctctGGACGTTGGCGCTGATTGCaggtgagtggggagggaggggggcgcgAGGCTGGGACGGGGGGATCTGAACCCGCAGCCCAGACAGACCGAGCGGGGCGCATGGGGCACTGGCCAGCCGGCTCTCCGTGGGCAGAGAGATGCTGTATGGGCTGGGTGGGTGGGCACGTCAACCCATCCATCCCTATGTATCCAGTGCCCCGCACCCCGCCCTGCCtatcccctgcccagcgctgcCCGCGGGCCGGGATGAATGTACCACTCGCGGCGAGCGTGAACCGGAGCGGTCCGGGCCATGAGGCATCGCTCCGAGCCGGTCCTGGCGGGCACCGGCAGAGCCAGCCGCGAGTGCACGGGCCCCATCCCTGGGGTCGCTGCATGGGGCCTGCAAGGGGTGATTGCCTTgaaaccaggggttctcacccTTTTCCTGCCCGAGCCCCCCACAACATGCCCGGCAATTGTCCAGGGCCCCACGCCAAGGAGGACCCGCAAAGCTGCAGCACTCAGGCTTTGGTTTGGCGCCAGCCGGCTCGGGGCCCCGGGCATCAGtcctggctttctgccctgggccggcctggctggggggcccccCGAAACCTGCTCAGACCCCTGGTTGGGAACGGCTGCTCTGAACGAACCTGGCCGATCCAGGCCTCAAGTGAACGATTCGCCTCCGAAACGCAAGTGATTCGATAGTGAACGTGGCCCATTTCTCAGCGAGCGGCTCCGTCAGTCTCACACCTGAATTCATCTGATACCGTCCGGAGCCGTTGTATTTTCACAGCTAAGGCCAGAAATAACGATGCACGATTTAACGACTGAGCCCAGTTAACGGTTACATTTTCACAGCTAAGCCCACGAAACGGCTTGCAAGTTTTGAATGAAACCgggaaaattatttcaaaattcaTGTAATTTTCTTCACGAGCTTTTCTTACGACCGGCCTCATCCAATTGCGGCGATTTCTTTGTTACTGGGACGTTACGGCAAAGTATTTAAATCAACCCAAAATTATTGCAATTTCTTTGAGCGAATCCGAGCCAAGCGTGGCGATTTATTTGTTTGCCCTTTCCAAATTCTTGCCATGTCTTCAAAGAATTAATCCTAGAAACGGATAGAAATTGATTCCAATTAATCAGAGTAATTTGAGGAAGTTTAGGAGGTAATCCTGGGTCATTCTTccatatttaaatattaattatcttgcaatatttaaatattaatccCAGCCAACTCTGGTAATTTCAAATATAATTCCAGCAAATTAATTCACCATTTGAGTAACCCTAATAAACTCTTTTTCTTTACAATTTAATTGCTGCTAATAAAGATAATTGATTTGGTGATTTCTTGAAAATTACTGCAAAATCCACTGATTTTTTGCGGTTCCTTTAAAATATAATCCCCAGTTTGAACTAATCCTGGTGAAATATTGCAAACTATTTAAGAGTTCGTCCCACTGAATAATTTCAATCTCTTTAAGAGTAAAGTCAAGAATTTGTTGCCATTTATTTCAGAGTTAATGGTactaaattattatttatgaGTTAATTAAACTCAGTGATCACAGTCTGGTTCCTAGTAAATGGATGCAGTTCTTTGTAATTACCAGCCAAGTAGTGCAATGGATCTGAGCTTCTCAGCAGAATTATTGCAACGTCTTTAAACCAAATCCTGAAACAATTGTTGCAGTTTAAAAAAAGGCACCAAATGATTGCAATGGCATCGTTAATCCTGCGCACTGTTGAAATTGAGTTAAATAATAATCCCAGGGCAACTAgttcaatgtccttaaaaatcATTGTAGTAAATTGTTGTGATGCATTTCAAAACGAACCCCAGAAGATTAGAAAATTAATTCCAGGGAATGT
The window above is part of the Chrysemys picta bellii isolate R12L10 chromosome 12, ASM1138683v2, whole genome shotgun sequence genome. Proteins encoded here:
- the NCR3 gene encoding natural cytotoxicity triggering receptor 3, whose amino-acid sequence is MALHRLCVCLLSWSGSWAQDLWVSQPGSVQGTEGGSVTLPCSYNSTREPRLGSYTWVKEVAGARLELSDGTQEFRGRVSRAQDRSFLLERRADVELRELRPYDTGTYRCLVKIPTLGEGAGNGTWLQVLKAGPPSSPPLALGTLGLGLGAGTAVGVAGAAAALVLICHKRRRDQREVGPQTEAPMPVRPRWGDEGRGVCGGGMDAVEDAAGVCFLPQAVESRFLAQDLWVSQPGSVQGTEGGSVTLPCSYNSTREPRLGSYTWVKDVAGARLELSDGTRSSGAG